In Micromonospora sp. WMMA1363, a genomic segment contains:
- a CDS encoding histidine kinase, which yields MRPPPWLGPGTLGRDLTLGGVSLAGGLVLYAIGTQPQLPYGTMTPDPAFLPSLVAVCVAVALRRVATGTSLALGTVAVVVDVALGGSLATVLVYTQVLYDACVFGSRRTWRWLLRVTVALSVLGAAAGVLWLGRWQGVGVGAPVVLAGVLPVVTGLSVRQYRDQATAERTWAEQTARLVELDRREAVSTERARMARELHDVIANHLSAVAIHATAVLSVPDLGRSQVESALRVIRESSVQGLAEMRQMIGLLRGPAESGTGEDATEEATRARLSEVATVVDRARAAGLAVRVRWRGEPRVLPVGVDLAAYRIVQESLTNALKHGTGEADLKVAYEPATVVVSVANRPRREAATVGGGGAGLIGMRERVALLHGRFTAGPRDGHWHVRAELPTDAFVGNGRAR from the coding sequence ATGCGACCGCCACCCTGGCTCGGCCCCGGCACGCTCGGCCGGGACCTCACGCTGGGCGGAGTGTCCCTGGCCGGCGGTCTGGTCCTGTACGCCATCGGCACACAGCCGCAGCTGCCCTACGGGACGATGACACCGGACCCGGCGTTCCTGCCGTCGCTCGTGGCGGTCTGCGTGGCGGTCGCTCTGCGGCGGGTCGCGACCGGAACCAGCCTGGCGCTGGGCACCGTGGCGGTGGTCGTCGACGTGGCCCTGGGCGGATCGCTGGCCACCGTCCTCGTGTACACCCAGGTCCTCTACGACGCGTGTGTGTTCGGCTCGCGTCGGACGTGGCGGTGGCTGCTGCGGGTCACCGTGGCGCTGAGCGTGCTCGGCGCGGCGGCCGGGGTGCTGTGGCTGGGACGCTGGCAGGGGGTCGGCGTGGGAGCGCCGGTGGTGCTTGCCGGAGTGCTCCCGGTGGTCACCGGGCTCAGTGTGCGGCAGTACCGCGACCAGGCCACCGCAGAGCGCACCTGGGCCGAGCAGACCGCCCGCCTGGTCGAACTGGACCGACGGGAGGCGGTAAGCACCGAGCGGGCCCGGATGGCGCGGGAGCTGCACGACGTGATCGCCAACCACCTGAGCGCGGTGGCCATCCACGCCACCGCCGTGCTCTCCGTGCCCGACCTGGGCCGGTCACAGGTGGAGTCGGCGCTGCGGGTGATCCGGGAAAGCAGCGTGCAGGGCCTGGCCGAGATGCGGCAGATGATCGGGCTGCTCCGCGGCCCGGCCGAGAGCGGGACCGGCGAGGACGCGACGGAGGAGGCGACCCGGGCCCGGTTGAGCGAGGTGGCGACCGTGGTGGACCGCGCACGGGCTGCCGGGCTGGCGGTGCGGGTGCGCTGGCGGGGTGAGCCCCGCGTACTGCCGGTAGGGGTGGACCTCGCCGCGTACCGGATCGTGCAGGAGTCGCTGACCAACGCGCTCAAACACGGCACGGGTGAGGCGGACCTGAAGGTGGCGTACGAGCCGGCGACGGTGGTGGTGAGCGTGGCCAACCGGCCGCGCCGCGAGGCCGCGACGGTGGGTGGCGGGGGCGCCGGACTGATCGGGATGCGGGAGCGGGTGGCATTGCTGCACGGCCGGTTCACCGCCGGGCCCCGGGACGGACACTGGCACGTCCGGGCCGAACTGCCGACCGACGCTTTCGTCGGGAACGGGAGGGCGAGATGA
- a CDS encoding response regulator transcription factor: MTGPVRVLLADDQSTVRAGLALILAGEPGVEVVGEADDGVEAVRLCRELRPDVAVLDVRMPRRDGISATREIVTDHLADVLVLTTFDLDEYVFGALRAGAAGFLLKDTDAAGLVAAVRTVARGEGFIAPAVTRRLITAFAASAPATPESARAAVGALTPRERDVLTCLGLGLSNQQIADRLTMAESTTKTHVSRILAKLDLRSRVQAAILAQELGLPVPPPAAPAGGGTG; this comes from the coding sequence ATGACCGGCCCGGTCCGGGTACTCCTCGCCGACGACCAGTCGACCGTACGGGCGGGCCTGGCCCTGATCCTGGCGGGAGAGCCCGGCGTCGAGGTGGTGGGTGAGGCTGACGACGGTGTCGAGGCGGTCCGGCTGTGCCGGGAGTTGCGCCCGGACGTCGCGGTGCTCGATGTGCGGATGCCTCGCCGGGACGGCATCTCGGCGACCCGGGAGATCGTCACGGACCACCTCGCCGACGTGCTGGTGCTCACCACGTTCGACCTCGACGAGTACGTTTTCGGGGCGTTGCGGGCCGGCGCCGCCGGATTCCTGCTCAAGGACACCGACGCGGCCGGGCTGGTCGCCGCGGTGCGGACGGTGGCCCGCGGCGAGGGCTTCATCGCCCCGGCGGTGACCCGGCGCCTGATCACCGCCTTCGCGGCCAGCGCGCCGGCCACCCCGGAGAGCGCCCGAGCGGCGGTAGGCGCGTTGACGCCCCGCGAACGAGACGTGCTCACCTGCCTCGGGTTGGGCCTGTCCAACCAGCAGATCGCCGACCGGTTGACGATGGCGGAGAGCACCACGAAGACCCACGTCAGCCGAATCCTCGCCAAGCTCGACCTGCGCAGCCGGGTGCAGGCTGCCATCCTGGCCCAGGAACTGGGCCTGCCGGTGCCTCCGCCGGCCGCGCCGGCGGGCGGGGGCACCGGGTAG